The Peromyscus maniculatus bairdii isolate BWxNUB_F1_BW_parent chromosome 6, HU_Pman_BW_mat_3.1, whole genome shotgun sequence genome has a segment encoding these proteins:
- the Slc25a44 gene encoding solute carrier family 25 member 44 isoform X3, whose amino-acid sequence MARGIPKDPEFAVPEPDRRSSGTMEDKRNIQIIEWEHLDKKKFYVFGVAMTMMIRVSMYPFTLIRTRLQVQKGKSLYHGTFDAFVKILRADGVTGLYRGFLVNTFTLFSGQCYVTTYELTRKFVSDYSQSNTVKSLVAGGSASLVAQSITVPIDVVSQHLMMQRKGEKMGRFQVRGNLEGQGVIAFGQTKDIIRQILRADGLRGFYRGYVASLLTYIPNSAVWWPFYHFYAGGRQELHHPDLQAADGRRGALGPHEGPLRPNHLGHTLHHRHRGGLREPQETQPPTRAGGLETLVASGGQRASGFTHSSGPG is encoded by the exons ATGGCAAGGGGCATACCCAAGGACCCTGAGTTCGCCGTGCCAGAGCCGGACCGAAG GTCTTCAGGCACAATGGAGGACAAGCGAAACATCCAGATCATCGAGTGGGAACACCTAGACAAGAAGAAGTTCTATGTGTTTGGCGTGGCAATGACCATGATGATCCGGGTTAGCATGTACCCCTTCACCCTCATCCGTACTCGGCTGCAGGTTCAGAAGGGCAAGAGCCTCTACCATGGGACCTTTGATGCCTTCGTCAAGATCCTCCGGGCAGATGGAGTGACTGGCCTCTACCGGGGTTTTCTGGTCAACACCTTCACGCTCTTCTCTGGCCAGTGCTATGTCACCACTTACGAGCTGACCCGGAAATTTGTCTCGGACTACAGCCAGAGTAACACAGTCAAATCACTGGTCGCCGGGGGCTCCGCCTCCCTCGTGGCCCAGAGCATCACGGTGCCCATTGACGTCGTCTCCCAGCACCTGATGATGCAGCGCAAGGGTGAGAAAATGGGTCGCTTCCAAGTTCGTGGGAACCTGGAGGGACAAGGGGTAATTGCCTTTGGCCAAACCAAGGACATCATCAGACAAATTCTGCGGGCTGATGGCCTTCGAGGCTTCTACCGAGGCTACGTGGCCTCGCTGCTCACATACATCCCAAACAGTGCTGTGTGGTGGCCCTTTTATCACTTCTATGCAG GTGGAAGGCAAGAGCTCCATCATCCTGACCTTCAGGCAGCTGATGGCAGAAGAGGGGCCCTGGGGCCTCATGAAGGGCCTCTCCGCCCGAATCATCTCGGCCACACCCTCCACCATCGTCATCGTGGTGGGCTACGAGAGCCTCAAGAAACTCAGCCTCCGACCAGAGCTGGTGGACTCGAGACACTGGTAGCCAGTGGTGGACAGAGAGCCTCTGGTTTCACACATTCTTCTGGGCCGGGGTAG
- the Slc25a44 gene encoding solute carrier family 25 member 44 isoform X1, whose protein sequence is MARGIPKDPEFAVPEPDRRSSGTMEDKRNIQIIEWEHLDKKKFYVFGVAMTMMIRVSMYPFTLIRTRLQVQKGKSLYHGTFDAFVKILRADGVTGLYRGFLVNTFTLFSGQCYVTTYELTRKFVSDYSQSNTVKSLVAGGSASLVAQSITVPIDVVSQHLMMQRKGEKMGRFQVRGNLEGQGVIAFGQTKDIIRQILRADGLRGFYRGYVASLLTYIPNSAVWWPFYHFYAERLSYLCPQECPHIVFQAISGPLAAATASILTNPMDVIRTRVQVEGKSSIILTFRQLMAEEGPWGLMKGLSARIISATPSTIVIVVGYESLKKLSLRPELVDSRHW, encoded by the exons ATGGCAAGGGGCATACCCAAGGACCCTGAGTTCGCCGTGCCAGAGCCGGACCGAAG GTCTTCAGGCACAATGGAGGACAAGCGAAACATCCAGATCATCGAGTGGGAACACCTAGACAAGAAGAAGTTCTATGTGTTTGGCGTGGCAATGACCATGATGATCCGGGTTAGCATGTACCCCTTCACCCTCATCCGTACTCGGCTGCAGGTTCAGAAGGGCAAGAGCCTCTACCATGGGACCTTTGATGCCTTCGTCAAGATCCTCCGGGCAGATGGAGTGACTGGCCTCTACCGGGGTTTTCTGGTCAACACCTTCACGCTCTTCTCTGGCCAGTGCTATGTCACCACTTACGAGCTGACCCGGAAATTTGTCTCGGACTACAGCCAGAGTAACACAGTCAAATCACTGGTCGCCGGGGGCTCCGCCTCCCTCGTGGCCCAGAGCATCACGGTGCCCATTGACGTCGTCTCCCAGCACCTGATGATGCAGCGCAAGGGTGAGAAAATGGGTCGCTTCCAAGTTCGTGGGAACCTGGAGGGACAAGGGGTAATTGCCTTTGGCCAAACCAAGGACATCATCAGACAAATTCTGCGGGCTGATGGCCTTCGAGGCTTCTACCGAGGCTACGTGGCCTCGCTGCTCACATACATCCCAAACAGTGCTGTGTGGTGGCCCTTTTATCACTTCTATGCAG AGCGGCTGTCGTACCTGTGTCCTCAGGAGTGCCCCCACATTGTCTTCCAAGCCATCTCTGGGCCCTTGGCTGCGGCCACTGCCTCCATCCTCACCAACCCCATGGATGTCATCCGAACCCGTGTGCAG GTGGAAGGCAAGAGCTCCATCATCCTGACCTTCAGGCAGCTGATGGCAGAAGAGGGGCCCTGGGGCCTCATGAAGGGCCTCTCCGCCCGAATCATCTCGGCCACACCCTCCACCATCGTCATCGTGGTGGGCTACGAGAGCCTCAAGAAACTCAGCCTCCGACCAGAGCTGGTGGACTCGAGACACTGGTAG
- the Slc25a44 gene encoding solute carrier family 25 member 44 isoform X2 — MEDKRNIQIIEWEHLDKKKFYVFGVAMTMMIRVSMYPFTLIRTRLQVQKGKSLYHGTFDAFVKILRADGVTGLYRGFLVNTFTLFSGQCYVTTYELTRKFVSDYSQSNTVKSLVAGGSASLVAQSITVPIDVVSQHLMMQRKGEKMGRFQVRGNLEGQGVIAFGQTKDIIRQILRADGLRGFYRGYVASLLTYIPNSAVWWPFYHFYAERLSYLCPQECPHIVFQAISGPLAAATASILTNPMDVIRTRVQVEGKSSIILTFRQLMAEEGPWGLMKGLSARIISATPSTIVIVVGYESLKKLSLRPELVDSRHW; from the exons ATGGAGGACAAGCGAAACATCCAGATCATCGAGTGGGAACACCTAGACAAGAAGAAGTTCTATGTGTTTGGCGTGGCAATGACCATGATGATCCGGGTTAGCATGTACCCCTTCACCCTCATCCGTACTCGGCTGCAGGTTCAGAAGGGCAAGAGCCTCTACCATGGGACCTTTGATGCCTTCGTCAAGATCCTCCGGGCAGATGGAGTGACTGGCCTCTACCGGGGTTTTCTGGTCAACACCTTCACGCTCTTCTCTGGCCAGTGCTATGTCACCACTTACGAGCTGACCCGGAAATTTGTCTCGGACTACAGCCAGAGTAACACAGTCAAATCACTGGTCGCCGGGGGCTCCGCCTCCCTCGTGGCCCAGAGCATCACGGTGCCCATTGACGTCGTCTCCCAGCACCTGATGATGCAGCGCAAGGGTGAGAAAATGGGTCGCTTCCAAGTTCGTGGGAACCTGGAGGGACAAGGGGTAATTGCCTTTGGCCAAACCAAGGACATCATCAGACAAATTCTGCGGGCTGATGGCCTTCGAGGCTTCTACCGAGGCTACGTGGCCTCGCTGCTCACATACATCCCAAACAGTGCTGTGTGGTGGCCCTTTTATCACTTCTATGCAG AGCGGCTGTCGTACCTGTGTCCTCAGGAGTGCCCCCACATTGTCTTCCAAGCCATCTCTGGGCCCTTGGCTGCGGCCACTGCCTCCATCCTCACCAACCCCATGGATGTCATCCGAACCCGTGTGCAG GTGGAAGGCAAGAGCTCCATCATCCTGACCTTCAGGCAGCTGATGGCAGAAGAGGGGCCCTGGGGCCTCATGAAGGGCCTCTCCGCCCGAATCATCTCGGCCACACCCTCCACCATCGTCATCGTGGTGGGCTACGAGAGCCTCAAGAAACTCAGCCTCCGACCAGAGCTGGTGGACTCGAGACACTGGTAG
- the Slc25a44 gene encoding solute carrier family 25 member 44 isoform X4, giving the protein MEDKRNIQIIEWEHLDKKKFYVFGVAMTMMIRVSMYPFTLIRTRLQVQKGKSLYHGTFDAFVKILRADGVTGLYRGFLVNTFTLFSGQCYVTTYELTRKFVSDYSQSNTVKSLVAGGSASLVAQSITVPIDVVSQHLMMQRKGEKMGRFQVRGNLEGQGVIAFGQTKDIIRQILRADGLRGFYRGYVASLLTYIPNSAVWWPFYHFYAGGRQELHHPDLQAADGRRGALGPHEGPLRPNHLGHTLHHRHRGGLREPQETQPPTRAGGLETLVASGGQRASGFTHSSGPG; this is encoded by the exons ATGGAGGACAAGCGAAACATCCAGATCATCGAGTGGGAACACCTAGACAAGAAGAAGTTCTATGTGTTTGGCGTGGCAATGACCATGATGATCCGGGTTAGCATGTACCCCTTCACCCTCATCCGTACTCGGCTGCAGGTTCAGAAGGGCAAGAGCCTCTACCATGGGACCTTTGATGCCTTCGTCAAGATCCTCCGGGCAGATGGAGTGACTGGCCTCTACCGGGGTTTTCTGGTCAACACCTTCACGCTCTTCTCTGGCCAGTGCTATGTCACCACTTACGAGCTGACCCGGAAATTTGTCTCGGACTACAGCCAGAGTAACACAGTCAAATCACTGGTCGCCGGGGGCTCCGCCTCCCTCGTGGCCCAGAGCATCACGGTGCCCATTGACGTCGTCTCCCAGCACCTGATGATGCAGCGCAAGGGTGAGAAAATGGGTCGCTTCCAAGTTCGTGGGAACCTGGAGGGACAAGGGGTAATTGCCTTTGGCCAAACCAAGGACATCATCAGACAAATTCTGCGGGCTGATGGCCTTCGAGGCTTCTACCGAGGCTACGTGGCCTCGCTGCTCACATACATCCCAAACAGTGCTGTGTGGTGGCCCTTTTATCACTTCTATGCAG GTGGAAGGCAAGAGCTCCATCATCCTGACCTTCAGGCAGCTGATGGCAGAAGAGGGGCCCTGGGGCCTCATGAAGGGCCTCTCCGCCCGAATCATCTCGGCCACACCCTCCACCATCGTCATCGTGGTGGGCTACGAGAGCCTCAAGAAACTCAGCCTCCGACCAGAGCTGGTGGACTCGAGACACTGGTAGCCAGTGGTGGACAGAGAGCCTCTGGTTTCACACATTCTTCTGGGCCGGGGTAG